The sequence AAATAGCGACGCGTCACCGAGCTCCGCTTCCGCCTCTTTTAAAAAGGCTTTAGCGCTTTCCTCATCATATTTCTCGGCGTTGGCCTGTGCAGTATCAGTGCCTTTTTCTGATTGATTGCACGCCATAAGTGCACACGCCGCGAGAGGCAAAACGAAAGTCCTAAGGGTAATGGGCATAGTTTTTTCCTATTAAATTTTCAGCGGAAATACTACCTGATTTCGCTCTTACCTAAAACCGCTTGGTTGCTCTATTTAGTTACCGGTAATGTATAAGACGAAGACTGAATAACGTTTGCGAGATCGATAAACAACACTTATTTCGCTACCTCTACAACAAACCGAATTCAGCCAACACTGCCCTCACGTCATCCAGCCCTACGGCTCTTTTCCCGTGCATTCCAGCGGCGATTGCTCCATCGATATTTACCTGATTGTCGTCTATAAACAGGATATGTTCAGGGGCAACTTGCATATCGTTGGCAACATAGACAAAGCTCTCTACATCCGGTTTAAATAAACCTATCTCGTAAGATGCATAGGTGTGGTTGAAATAACTGGCCAGGTTTAAGTTGTGAAGCAATCTGGGAAGATGCAGGCGATTGGTGTTTGAGAAAAATGCCAGCTTATAGTGCGGCTTTAATTGCTCGAGCAGGCCTGCAGCGCCTGGGAACAGGGATTTAGGCCAGTTTATAAACGCCTCTCGAAACATTTGCTCATCTATTTTAAGATTAAATTCCTTCACGACCCCCAGGACAAACTCCTCCTCACTTATCTGCCCAGTTTCAAATCCCTTGACGGTGGGTGATTGCAGCCAGGCCAACCAGTTTTGCTCCGCCGGTATCGGATTATCCACCCAGCTATCTTTAATAGGCAGCCCATCTAGCTCTAATAAAACACCACCCAAATCGAACAGAATTGTGGAAATAGCATGCATCAGGAACCCAGCCTCTATCATTCACTCAAAATAGGAAACACTATATCACTTCAACATTGCAAGCAGACACTCGAGAGCTGTGCAGCGCTTTTCAGCAACGCTTCAGACGTTCACACGGTATTTGTCGCCTAAAGTAGGTTACTTAACCAAGCTATTGCTCAGCGACCAGAATCCATGTTCTGAAGCTAAAATGCAGACCAGTTCCGAGCACAAACAAACACCTATTTTGATTACCGAGGATCTATGCAAACACGTTTTATAGTTTTTATTATCACATTCGCAGTTACCGGTGCGGCGAGCGGTGCGGCGAGCGCTGCTCCTCCCGCCCGACCTTCGCAGGTCTTTAATCAGTCAAATGGCGACCAGGTACATCTGCAGCGAATGAAGGCTGATGGATTGCAATGGTTTGTTACCCATCGCGGAGACGTGGTGGTATTTAACAAACAAAGTGGCAACTACGAATATGCTCGCGTAATGGCGGATGGCGATCAATTTAAACTCTTACCTTCCGGAATCAAGGTTGGAGAAAAAAACGATTCATCTGAATTTTCAATAACAACACAGCGCGAACTATTGAAACTCAGGAATAAAAAAAGCCGATAACGAGGTTATCGGCTTTATTAACGTCACAGAATGACGGGGTTATTTACTGCGATTGGCAATACGAACTTTACCTACAGAGCCATTTGGCGAATCATCGACAACACGAATCATCAAGCCGTATTCTGGCAAAAGTTTACCTGCATCAGGAATCAGAGGGGAGATGTAATCCCAATGATCTCTAAAGAAGGCTTCCGGTTGAACATCGCGGTCAACCAGGCGCAGGAAGCTTCCAGACCCGTCGGGAATGGTTACATTTACCGGACGCGCAGGTTTCACACCGAAGGCAGCATCGTGTATCTGATAGCGGGTTGAAGCGGGATAACCGTCACTCCACAGCAGCGTAGACTGATCCGCATCGACCACACCGAGGAAGCCCTCACCTGGGTGATTTCCTACCCAGTTGTCAGTACCAAACAGGCTGTCGTAGTACCAAACCACAAGACCTTCGTTAGTCGACATGTAACTGTCTGCAACACCGATATATTTCAAGCCCTCATCAATACCGTGATGGGTGCGCCATTCCAGCAAGTAGTAGTGCTCGGTATTTACATAACCGCCATCTTTGGTGAAACCATCGTAGATAAAGGCATCTTCGCCGTCCGCATCGCCAAGCAATGTGGAAACACCGTCGACTTCGACTTTGATGTCATCCATGTAGAAGCCCGGGTTAGATACATAGGAGTCGGTAACATAGTAGAAGCCGAGTTCGAGAACTGCGCCAACATAGGGGCTGAGATCGAATTGTGCTTCAACCCAGCCAGGAGTCGCACCGGTGATGCCGTAACCAAGGTTTTGCCCATTGGGGTCGCTGGTGGTGGTAACGTTGCCCGGAATCGGCACGCCATCAACAGTTACATAGGCGTAATCCCAGTCTGTCTCAATGTCGTAGTTCGCCATAAAAGACAAATCAGCGGTAGTTGCCCCGGTGAGGTCAACAGTGACTGACAGTACATTAAAGAGATCATTACCTGAACCGCTAAAGTACACCATATCGCCGCTGTAAGGCTCGAGGATTACGGTTTTCTTCGGTGGCAAATCGACACGAATCGCATCGTTGTTTGTGCCTTTGGTAACCGCCTCATCCAACAGATAAAATGCACCGTGCGCGTCCAGATCGTCCACGCTCACTGCAACGCCGGTCTGCCAGTTACCTGAAAGCGTGCTTTGCAAGTACTCTTTTGCCCATGGGCTAAAGCCGGAGGGTTGCGTACCCGCGATTTTACCTGTCCAGGAACCGCTGGACATTAATGACCAGAAAGAAACTGGCTCGCCGCGTCCGCTGTACTGAGTATCGTATTCGTCAGGTAGACCAAGATCGTGACCGTATTCATGACAGATTACCCCAGCAGCCGCATCGATTGGTTGAATCGTATAATCGTAAGCTGCCATGACGCCATCCCAATAAGGTGCGTCTGTTGGGGTGTCTTCCAGGAATAAAATATCACCCAGATTCCAGCGGTGAGACCAAATGGCATCATCACCCAATGCACCGCCACCCGCTTCTTCACCAACAGAAGAGTGAATAACCTGGACATGGTCGACGAGGCCATCGGGTTCCCAATAATCGCCATCACCATCGAGGTCGTAACGGTCTTCCACGTCGAAGTCAGCCAGGTTCACTGTTGGGTCAGCCTGCGCGGCTAACAACGCTTCAGTCACCAGTTCACGTGGAGCAATATCGTTTTCAGTCGTCGGATCGTTGCCGCCGTAATAGGCAGCTGGCTGGCTCGCCATATACCAGCCAGCAACCGTACCACTCACACCATAACTGCCACCGGATTGCGCGTCGTAATAACCCTGCATAGTGATCAGCGATTCACCATTAGGACCAGCGAAATCTTCTTCACTGAACAACAATTCTGCGTAGTGCTCTTTGTTGTAATCTTCGTAATAAAAATCCGTATCACCCGCCGATACTGCATTGTGTGGGTAATCGGGAAACTCCATCAAAATGGTGAGCAGCTTTGCGGTTTTCTTTTCACCATCGTAAGGCTCCACCACCACATTGCGCACAGCACCCCCATTGGGAACACTGCCGGGCATTAAAGACGCTTTGGTGAACTTTTTATTTTTTTGATGCTTAACAGCGAATTGCGTCGGGGACTCAGACACCGTCAGCGAAGCTGCCTGCGCCGCCTGCTGGCGCTGTCGCAAAATGGCATATAACGCCTGCTCTGCTTCGTGACGTGAAGCCGTAGACGAAATCTTCCCTGATTTTTTAAGCATGGAAATTAATTTTTCCTCATTAGCAATAGCAAGGTCGAACGGACCACCGCTATGGTGCTGAGGGGCTTTGGCTGCATATGCCGCTGGCAGCAAGCAAAGCGATAACACAATAGACGAACAAAAACGTAGAGGCATGGAAAAGCTCCCTGTGGATATATTCAAACGAACATTTGAAGCGGATCGATAATACATAAATAGACACACACCAACAATACGCGCCAAATAAAATAATGCGTTAATTATTTTCTCCGTACATCAGCGCTATTTAAAGCAAGCTTAACGCCATTATTTGCGCACTTTTTTGGCACCATTAACGAGCGCAACGATTAAACAAATGTGACCTCGATCGTGTAAAAAAAACCAAAAACAAATAATAAAGTATGAAATTTAATTCCTT comes from Teredinibacter turnerae and encodes:
- a CDS encoding HAD family hydrolase — its product is MHAISTILFDLGGVLLELDGLPIKDSWVDNPIPAEQNWLAWLQSPTVKGFETGQISEEEFVLGVVKEFNLKIDEQMFREAFINWPKSLFPGAAGLLEQLKPHYKLAFFSNTNRLHLPRLLHNLNLASYFNHTYASYEIGLFKPDVESFVYVANDMQVAPEHILFIDDNQVNIDGAIAAGMHGKRAVGLDDVRAVLAEFGLL
- a CDS encoding immune inhibitor A domain-containing protein; the encoded protein is MPLRFCSSIVLSLCLLPAAYAAKAPQHHSGGPFDLAIANEEKLISMLKKSGKISSTASRHEAEQALYAILRQRQQAAQAASLTVSESPTQFAVKHQKNKKFTKASLMPGSVPNGGAVRNVVVEPYDGEKKTAKLLTILMEFPDYPHNAVSAGDTDFYYEDYNKEHYAELLFSEEDFAGPNGESLITMQGYYDAQSGGSYGVSGTVAGWYMASQPAAYYGGNDPTTENDIAPRELVTEALLAAQADPTVNLADFDVEDRYDLDGDGDYWEPDGLVDHVQVIHSSVGEEAGGGALGDDAIWSHRWNLGDILFLEDTPTDAPYWDGVMAAYDYTIQPIDAAAGVICHEYGHDLGLPDEYDTQYSGRGEPVSFWSLMSSGSWTGKIAGTQPSGFSPWAKEYLQSTLSGNWQTGVAVSVDDLDAHGAFYLLDEAVTKGTNNDAIRVDLPPKKTVILEPYSGDMVYFSGSGNDLFNVLSVTVDLTGATTADLSFMANYDIETDWDYAYVTVDGVPIPGNVTTTSDPNGQNLGYGITGATPGWVEAQFDLSPYVGAVLELGFYYVTDSYVSNPGFYMDDIKVEVDGVSTLLGDADGEDAFIYDGFTKDGGYVNTEHYYLLEWRTHHGIDEGLKYIGVADSYMSTNEGLVVWYYDSLFGTDNWVGNHPGEGFLGVVDADQSTLLWSDGYPASTRYQIHDAAFGVKPARPVNVTIPDGSGSFLRLVDRDVQPEAFFRDHWDYISPLIPDAGKLLPEYGLMIRVVDDSPNGSVGKVRIANRSK